From the genome of Nicotiana sylvestris chromosome 2, ASM39365v2, whole genome shotgun sequence, one region includes:
- the LOC138884390 gene encoding uncharacterized protein, with product MENGAAEAANKNIKKILRKMVQGSKQWHEKLPFALLGYHTTIRTSVGATPYFLVYGTKAVIHAEVEIPSLRIVADAEIDDDEWVKTRLEQLSLIDEKTLAAVCHGQLYQKRMARAYNKKVQEISFVPEEPSVRKACTVQDPPG from the exons ATGGAGAATGGAGCAgccgaggcagccaacaagaacataaagaagatacttcgaaaaatggtgcaaggttccaagcaatggcatgaaaagttgccctttgctttgctgggttatcacactactattcgcacttcagtaggtgcaactccttattttttGGTATATGGTACTAAAGCAGTGATAcacgcagaagttgaaattccatcccttcggattgttgctgatgccgaaattgatgatgatgaatgggtcaaaacccgtttggagcaattaagtcttaTTGACGAGAAAACACTGGCAGcggtgtgtcatggccagttgtatcaaaagagaatggcaagagcatacaacaagaag gtgcaggaaatttcgtttgttccggaggaaccctccgtgaggaaagcaTGTACCGTACAG gaccctcctggataa